A single region of the Aquarana catesbeiana isolate 2022-GZ linkage group LG07, ASM4218655v1, whole genome shotgun sequence genome encodes:
- the MAGOH gene encoding protein mago nashi homolog, with protein sequence MGSDFYLRYYVGHKGKFGHEFLEFEFRPDGKLRYANNSNYKNDVMIRKEAYVHKSVMEELKRIIDDSEITKEDDALWPPPDRVGRQELEIVIGDEHISFTTSKIGSLIDVNQSKDPEGLRVFYYLVQDLKCLVFSLIGLHFKIKPI encoded by the exons ATGGGAAGCGACTTCTACCTCCGGTATTATGTGGGACACAAGGGAAAGTTCGGGCACGAGTTCTTGGAGTTCGAGTTCCGGCCGGACG gtAAACTTCGATATGCCAACAACAGTAACTACAAGAATGATGTTATGATCAGAAAAGAG GCTTATGTACACAAGAGTGTGATGGAGGAACTGAAACGAATCATAGATGACAGTGAAATCACAAAGGAAGATGATGCACTGTGGCCCCCACCTGACAGAGTCGGTCGACAG GAGCTGGAGATCGTGATAGGAGATGAGCATATATCCTTTACAACTTCCAAAATTGGTTCCCTTATAGATGTGAACCAGTCCAA ggacCCCGAGGGATTACGAGTTTTCTACTACCTTGTTCAAGACCTAAAGTGTCTGGTCTTCAGCTTGATTGGACTTCACTTTAAAATCAAGCCCATTTAG